The Nicotiana tomentosiformis chromosome 9, ASM39032v3, whole genome shotgun sequence genome contains the following window.
cttgttgtcaatttaaaatgcttaaatcatgtcgaactttgttaataaatttctaaaaggctagacatcgtttacttgacttttaaaagagaaattgccttCTCATCGAATAATTGCCCCTTGCGGAATTCTTGATTTATTGtttgaatgtgttatcttttgtAGAACGGGCCGAACACCTaggtagattaaatagatgcatctatggttcgaaccattcgaccctctagcagtgcatagtttaaatattatgttggatcgggccttACGATCTCGGTATAATTtacgcatgcttgtattgcttgccttgaaatttatgataattgatatggcctcactgACCGGAGATATAacttgttaaaagatgaaaataaatttggagatgtcttaattataaaagaattgtttactcatttcatgatattgggcttacagccgttctacgaAATTCATACTTAATtttatcattggtatattaattataacccatagtaagtgtctgagtcgacccctcgtcactacttctttaaggttaggcaggatacttactgggtacgcgttgatttacgtaatcatgctatacttgctgtacatttttgtgcaggtacatatatgtttagtggctttgtgggcgcagaggcgcgattatggcagagacttaggtgagctgcattctctTCGACGATCCGCAACCAACAGAATCTCCCTTAGAGtacttatattttttctgtccaatttgtattccggacagctgttgtattttattttacattcctagttaatgcgcatgcacttgtgacaccggattttgggaggattatgggttgtgctgtattgaaaatttaaaagatattattatttatcttgtaaatttcatcttttatgatttaaattgaaggaaaaatatattttcaaaagtaacaaaatgagaacccaattaagtacttATTGTTGGCTTGGCTGACAGTGGTGtccagcgccatcacgacctttatgaatTTTGAGTCTTGACATTATCCCACCTCTCAGGTGGGATAAATTAGtctaaaaattataatttcaagACTATAATATCGGGATATATTAATACGCGTACCAAACAATCCCTAACTTTATCTCTACTCCACAATTGTGGCCTACTTTACCTCACAAAGATACTTTTAAAATTATACAagtctttaaaaaaaaattaaggttAGAGGGGGCGATactttcaaaagtactttttgatTGGAGATGGGTCATCACCGAGTAAAAGAATTTAGGATAGATGGGGGTGATACTTTCGAAATTTAAGGATTGTTTTAGGAAAGTATTTTTTGATTGGAGAGCACTTTTCTATGTAAAAGATGGAATATTCACAAAATCTCAAAAGGATATCCAAATACATTTTTTGTCTATTACAAAATTTTCATCAAACGTAgaatcaaacctctctataacagccttatttgtttcgaatatttttgaataattataaCGAAATGCTAATATATAGAACATATATTATAgcataacatgaaaattggtttcgaaaaaacttgacttttataataaaatattgtTATATAAAAATATTGTTTGTTACAGAGATGTCCGACTATATTTCTCTAAAATTAATTATTGGAAAGCCATCAAATATACGAACTTCCCACACTCTTCTCAGGCAatccatttttttcttttaaaactgCATATGATCCGTGACTTGTTAGTTTGGCTCAATTTGAACTAAGGTGGACTATATGTAATGGTAGATTCCTAAAAggaatttaaaaataagattagAGTGTCACACCTTTGAACCAGTGacataaaacaatatttttgacaTAAATTGTACTCCTATTTTGGGATATAATGCGAACGCCTCCATTcatctctttgaattcctccaTTTGTTTGGTTCTTAACTTCTTAAATCTTAGCGATACCGATTGAATGTCCTGGCTCTTAGCTTATCTTATTTTGAATCCAGTATATTggagaaaaaaaatactaaaacatATTACAAAAAACTATTTACTGATCATCTTGCTCATCTTGCTTTATTGAATCTCATTCCATTGCCATCCCTATTTACAGTGGCGGATGGAGCACATAACATATTTCAAAAACTACTACTACCACATTAAAAcccaaaaatttaaaagtttgatgaATCTAGTGATAAGAACCTAACGAATAAATCAACTAAATTAAAATTCTGAATCCACTTATGCATATATAACATATTATGATacataaaaaatctaaaattgatTTAAAAATACTATTCTAGACCTGTACGAATGTATCCTCACTTTCTATTCTCATTTCGATATCCAATTCGTTTAAGGTGACATGTGCACCATTTGCAAGCTAGAAGTCAGTCGGTCCTATTAGGCCCGTGCTTATATGTCTTGGCCATCATACCTAAGAAATTTATTAGTGATTGAATCACTCTATTAAGAGATCAATTAGTATTAATATTTAATGTCCTGCTAGCTCCATTGCCATTCCTATTTGGCACGTTACAATTTCATTGCATAAAGAATACGTATAAAGAAAAGAGAGACAGAGACAAAAAGGAAACTGAAACTTGAAAGGAACCAGCAATTAGTTGACAATCATTCTGCCATTACCTACCGTACATGCTTCTGAAACGCATCTGTTTCTGCCGAAAGTTCTTTCAAATAGGACCCATTCTCTATTGCCCCTTTGACCTCAACAAAGCATAATACAAGTATAAACCCCACACAAAATCTTAATCAACTTACCAAAACAGAACGTGATTTTCACCTTTTATATTACTTGTTTCCATTTCCAAGAGTCCTTCTTCGTTGAATATTCACAATCTTCACCACATGTTTTTCATGTCTTTTGTCACTTTTATTACCTAAAATTTAACCTTTATaaacccaaaaatcccactaatTCATTGTTTTATCAAACTTAGAGGCATCTCAAGACAAACAGCAGGTAAATTCTAGTCACTTTTTGTCAAGTTTTGAAGCACTTTCAAGTCAAAAGTCAAGTGGGTTTTTTAGATTTTGGTTTCttatgattttttgatttttttttcaatatGATCCTGATTTTTCTTTTTGATGTTGGGTTTTCAGAATCAGAGATAGCTGGTTGACTCTTGGTTTTCATTTTACTTGTCAAAATTTGAAACTTCTGCAATCAAAAGTCAAAGTGAGTTCCAATTTTGGTTTGTTATATTTTCTTTAATCTTCTGAGCTTGTTGGATTCTAATTTTgcttcccttttttttttgttgctgaaatggtttttttttttttttgggaatttTGTAAGTGTACCCAAGGGTTAAGGTGAGGCAACagaaagaagaagatgatgagtaTGCTTATGAGTCTTTGCCATCATTGAAGGCTTTTGAATCCCTTTCCTTAAGTGACTTATCTTCCTCAGGTATACTTTTATCTGTTGAATCCCATCTGTCATTCTTATATTAGCTTTGTTTTTTGCTAATATAACTTGGTTTTGCAATCAATTTCTATTTTaacttgtgtgtgtgtgttttgttttTGTGATTAACTATTTCTGGATTGCTCTTTATCATGCAAGATTAGGGGACTtaaaaaattctatttttataAGGGATCTGGATCAGGATAAAACCTTCCTATAGCTTTAGCCCAAAATCAAACCTTATAGATAATATAATTTTTCGCTATTTAGACTTGTATGTCAGTGTAGTGATAACTAAGGTTAGAGTACCTCTAGTGGTAAAAAGATCCTAGTTTGCCGTAGAAGACTAATTGTTTGTCAATATTGGATGAAATGAGCTCAAATGGAGCAAAGTGGAGGCTCATCTATTGTATTTATTTAAGTGTAGTTGAATTGAATAGGCTTTGATTGTCCAGTTGATATGAATGTAGAAGATTTATTTTACGATTTAAATTTTCCTTGTAAATGGATAACGACATGGATTGGTTTGACTTGCTACTTATTTCTTAAAATGATGTAAAGATGGTTCTATACAATCCGTCAAACTAATTGTAGTTCACTTAGTTTTCTTTTGCTTATCCTCCTGCTTTCCTAAAGCATGATACATTTTAAATGTGGATTTTATTGTGATATCCTGATGCAAGCAAAGGAATAATGCACGGCATCATATTCTACTTAACCTCCTATAGATTTTCTACTTGTAAATAATCCTAGAAGTAGAGGCTTAGAGCATTTCCTGTTTTGTGTATGCTGGTCCTTGACCTCGTCTATTTTGAGCTGAATCCTAATGTGCTGCTTGATTAGATTTCCTTCCAGTACTCTACTGTGTTTGAGGATCCTATTCAAAAGCTTTTAACCTTTAGGCTTTCCACTAATGGTGCAGCTTTCTATGGTTGATCAACCAGGTTAGCTTTAGCGGATGCATATCCATCTTCTATCTCGTGACTATGAGACTATGTTTTTTTAAAGTCTCCAAATCCCTGTAGTTCTTTCTTACTTCTCAGGTTTTTGTTTTCTTGCATAGTGCTTGTTGAAGGCTTTGATTTGTTGGTTTTATTCACAGTACACCATTTTCAAAACCATGACGCACACAGTATAGATGGTTGGATTTAAGCAAACAACAGGAGTTTGCATATTAACTTCCAGCGATAACTTCGGCCATACTATTGTATTATTTAACTGATTCCATTCAACAAGTTATTGCCTTTCCATTTCCATCATTTTATCTGTTCTCAGCTTCAATAGTGTCTGACCAGTTCCTTgcctttttttcttttgcttttttctGATGGTATATAAAGATGATTCTCCAACATCAGTTGTGAGGATACCCAGAGCATGTATTTTAAGCCCAGATAGACAAGGGATTCCATCATCAACAGGTTACATACATCTTTTTTCAACTTTTGGTTACCTCCTATTTTAATAGTGGATTGGCATTCACTCTGTTGATTGGGCAGGGAGAACCAAGGACAATAACCAAAACAGTTCTTGTGGAAGCAAAACAAATGCAAGGGCCACTTCAGTCCCACGACCACGTGCAGTCTTATCAAGCCCGGGTAATCCATAATGAACTTTGTATTGTAGAGTTAACTCTTCATGGGGGTAACACAAACTTGAACTTCTAGATACTGAATGGTGTAGCACAACCGTATTTGTTCATGAACAAAGTGATGGAAGAAACCTGAaaatgcacttgatgaacaatgatTTAACAGCCTAACATTTACATTTTACGTGATTATTTTGGCATTATCATGTACATCTTACATTCCTTGTCCTTATGGATCTGAACAGCTTTTTTCTGATACTTTACATTAAGCTTGTTATTTTGGGGCCAGTAAATGTGGGTATATAGAAGAGAAGGAAACCTTAATAGGTGTGTAGAATAGCTTCATCTTCATTGCAATTTGTGAGCTACTATGCACGAGTTCTGCTGATAATGATACTACGCCTTTTGGCTATCTCATCTCTCTACATTACTTAAATGGATTAAGGAGAGGAAATAAGGGGCAGGAAGTCCTGGTGATTCTACACTAACATGACAAAAGATACAGTTGTGTAGTTTGCCAGTGCATCAGATATATACTTCcgctattcaaataaataaacTTCATGCACATAATCAACATATAGGTACTGGTTTTCAGTGAGACATCAAGGGAAATTTTCTGAATTTGATTGAGCACGACGGATCTGAATAATTCTCGCATCAGAAATTGACTTACCAACTCGTCTGACAAATTTGCTTAGACGAGAAATAAGAATGTTGCTGGCACATTTTCAAAAGTTATTCTTGATTCTGCActattttgtgaaatttgttcATGTGTTTCTATATGTTTAGCACGTCAACTGCGCTGTAGAATAACCATGAATTTATGATAGAATGAGACCATTGAATACAGAGCCTCTTGAAATTTTTGAATTGCCGTGCAGTTCACAAAGATAAACACACTAGATGGTGTATGTTTTGCTGAAAGTATTGGAATTCTGTTTGCAGATAATGATCAGATGATAAGAACTAGGGGCAAGACGAAAGCAGAACTAATTTTAGGCTTGAAAAGTCGCAATTCATGTCAAAACAGACATCACACCAGGTGCAAAACATTTCCAAAATCAATTCAAGCTGAAAATCCTACAAGTGGAAATAAGGGCTCAAAAGAAACAGCTGATGCAAAACTTGATCCCCGGGCAAGAGGAAGGCTAGTGAAAACTGATCAAAGTGAAAAGATACATCTTCATAAAGGAGATCAAGATTCTGTTTGTTCAAAGTAATGCACTGAGCAGTCCATATTGGCTGAGTTAGTCAACTTTTCAAATAGGATTGTTCTAGCCTGCATACTAATTGTGAAAGTTTCTGAATGCAATTGGTCGCGCTTGACCAAGTTATAACTGAACTAGAAACTTTTCAAAGAGCAACCTTAATGAGGTGATTTCTTTTTACGACAAGGCTCATCCTCTTTGCAGAAAACTCTGCATCTTCAGACTGTTGACGTGTTACACCATTATCTAGCTACAAGTGCTTAATTTCAGTTTGAAAGTGTCATTGACGAGTAAGCAATATTTTCCCTGTGAAAAGTTATGTTTTATCTGTTTTGACCTTTAGCATCAATGAATAGCCAAACTTCTTGCTGTCATGGCTCCTTTATCAGTTGAAATTGTTGGTTAGTCCTCATTAATTGGAACTTAAACTTATTTGGTAGACTTTACCTTTTTGAGTCTTGTGCTTAATATTATGTTTGTTGTACCTTTTTTAGACCAGATATTCAATGCCGGTTTGGACTTTTTCCCCATATCATAATGCCTTTTGCACCATGAACACAAGCATAATTGAATTATGTTTAAGGCAGGATACAACTACTTACTGAGTTCTTGCACTTGAGAACTTAGGAGTCGTTTGGTTGGGAAACAAGTCATCCTAGGATTAATTATTCCGGGATTAGTTATCTCGGGATTGTTATCTCTACCCTCCCACTGGGCtaaaaataacactacaatcCTTGGATAACTAGTCCCGGAATTAATTATATCGGGATTTTATCCCAACCAAACGtgggataaactcatctcaaattttaTCTCGGGATTAATCCTCGTACAGAACGGGTCTTTAATGTTCATTTCCTGCAAACAGTAATTCATTTTGCTTTCCATATAACAACACATCATTGAAATTCCGCTATGGGAGCTTGCTTACATTGCCGGTCCCGAGCCCGGATAAAGAAAGAGTTGTAGGTTAACAATTATTATAAAACTTATCATTTCATGATGAATTTGCATAGATCCAAACACAGTATTTATGATATTGAGAATTTATATAGCGAAttgggattgaggcatagttgtATAACAAAGCATCATTGAGTAGGGACTGTCAAGTCAAGAATACTAAAACTTGGAAAGCTACATTATTAGAAGCTCCAATAACGAAGAGGTACATTGTTAAAAGCTCCTCCCGGCCATGACAATTGACAAAATTAGAAAGAACACACACACAAAACAAAATACTGCACTGTAACAATAAAACTCAAGCCCTAGTGATGCGTTTTAGAGTAAAACATGCCTTAGTCTCTAGTGACGTGTTTTAAAGTTGTGGGGTCATAAACCCAAAGTGGACAATATAACTAGTGGGCTGAGCTGTTACATGTAACTCACTATCATGAATTGTTATGCATGTTCTAAGTTCTAACAATCATCTTATATTTCAAATTACAAAGACAAGATGCATTAAAGGATGCTTATTGTTCGCTCAAAGCTTAAAAGAACATGAGATTCAATCTATGAGTTCAATATGTAGTAGACGACTATACAATGGTGTATGTAGGATTTTGCATAAGCATTATCGGCTATTCAACTTAATTATAAGTGTGTTTTGCACTAGATTTGTGGTGATTTCAAGGCTTTATTTCCTGTCCTAAATTGATAATTTACTTTGTATTATTATCAAGCGTTGAAGGTCTATTTTATATATGAGGGTTTGCCGGGTTTTCTTCTTTAATTTGTGTGTAGCTTCTTTTCCAGTGATGGGCGTCCTCGATGCTCTGGAGACCTTGGGCGGCAGAGAAACTCAGCCGAAACCCTAATTTTAGTTACACAATGGCTAGCAGGGATGTCGACGGTCTCCTACTTGCTAGCTTTAGGGCGCTTCTATATGAGTAGATAGACTACGTTTTGTTTTCAGAAATTATATTTTGGTGTTTTCTCTCAATGAAATTTGAAAAAGGTAAAGGGTAGGgaaccttttttttttgtttcccaTCTGGTGTTCGATATCTGCATTGAAGTCCAACCAAATTCGAATTCGTGCTAAGAAGTCTCACAATCAGAGACGGATGCACATATATCGAAACGGTGTCACGCAACACCGCTTCGtcaaattttttattaaatatatgtattaatactGTGAGCAAACAGATAAGTAGGAAAAAAAGGACACAACCTGACATAAATTGTCTCTTGGCGCATTGGTTATGTGGTTGATTTTGCTCTAAGATAAAACTTGTGATGAAGTAGAATTTAATTCAGGATTTTTTCTAACTCAACAAAACCAATAGACTAAAGCTATTTCTTGTCTAGAAGTATgataattaaagttattattacatttcttctataaatttcGATACCGCTTACAAAAATTCTTGCGTACGCCCCTGCCCACAATACTCCCTAACAAATGTGATTTCATACTTAGGGTTCGAACTCGAAACATCCAGTTAAGGAGGGAGGAATACTATATCACTCTAACACGTTTTATTGATGGGGTAGTGACAGTTAAAGAGCACAAACATATAGATTGACAAAATAATCTCCTTTCTGTCAAAACTTTTAACGGATAATTCAAAACGACgaaagaaaaagcaaaacaaAAGAGTATGCCACCTCTGTTAATTGAGGCGTTCACTGTCCTCAAAAGTCAAAATTGCCCGGtcaaataaagaagaaataaacGAAAAATTAGGCTACCTACTTTGCTGAAAGTTTATGCCACGTCTGACACTGACAAAAACTACTTACTAAGGCTTATTTTGACCAGGGAACAAATTATCTCAAAAATAATTAGATGAAATTATAATATAGAGATTAAATAATAACCGATATATTATGTCTTTCGTTTCAATTTGTGcaataacttctttttttttttgccaatCCCAAAAAGAATGATATCTTAATGTATTTAGTAATAATTAAACTTGAAAAtgttcattttttactttaatgagataatttatagcacacgaatattctTGGTTTATTTTAGACTAtaagtttcaatttttttttctttattaaacTCCTTGTCAGTCAAACAccgtcacataaattgggacggagaaaGTAATTCTATAGTAAATGTTCACTGACTAAAAATTGGTATGTGGAATATAATATAAAACATGCATTTGATTTAAATTAGATAAGTAGGAAtaaacttttattttaattttaacttATCATTCTTAAAAACCTTGGAGATGAaaagtattattttattattttatcccaaaattatTATCTTACATAGAATACATTATCAAAATAATACCATAATTGTGATATAAACAACCTCAAAATTATTAATCTCTGAATAACAAATTGTACCAACTACCAAACATAGAATAAGCTAATCCCGCAATATATCTTGGGATTATAATTCCTTATTCCACCAACCAATTGACCCCTACGTCCTTTAGCAACTGTTAAACTGATCTAAAAAGACTAAAATTGCTCTCTAGTCTGTTCCATCTTTACTAAGCTCTTGTTTTTAGTATTTTCCAGTATTTTTCTTCAAACTCGAGACCTATTTCAAAATAATGTTGAACTTTTATAACGTCAAAGTAAGTAAGGTTCGTTGATATGTCAATAAAATAAGTCAACAAATGTAACTTATCCTATAACGATCGAACAAGGAATGATGTCATGGAGCCCAGCCAAAAGAAA
Protein-coding sequences here:
- the LOC104088089 gene encoding uncharacterized protein produces the protein MYPRVKVRQQKEEDDEYAYESLPSLKAFESLSLSDLSSSDDSPTSVVRIPRACILSPDRQGIPSSTGRTKDNNQNSSCGSKTNARATSVPRPRAVLSSPDNDQMIRTRGKTKAELILGLKSRNSCQNRHHTRCKTFPKSIQAENPTSGNKGSKETADAKLDPRARGRLVKTDQSEKIHLHKGDQDSVCSK